Proteins encoded by one window of Amaranthus tricolor cultivar Red isolate AtriRed21 chromosome 4, ASM2621246v1, whole genome shotgun sequence:
- the LOC130810310 gene encoding threonine dehydratase 1 biosynthetic, chloroplastic-like isoform X1: protein MMVKLPKEQLQRGVICSSAANHAQGVALSAKKLGCNAVIVMPVTTTEIKWKSVERLGATVVLVGDSYDEAQAYAKNRAEEEGWTFIPPFDHPDVIMGQGTIGMEIVSQTKGRPLHAIFVPVGGGGLIAGIAAYVKRVKQEVKIIGVEPSDANAMALSLHHGQRIMLDKVGGFADGVAVKVVGEETFRICKELIDGVVLVNQDAICASIKVSSSTSRRQILWILCMPLYA, encoded by the exons ATGATGGTAAAGCTTCCAAAGGAGCAATTGCAAAGAGGGGTTATATGTTCATCAGCAGCAAATCATGCGCAGGGGGTGGCTTTGTCTGCTAAGAAACTGGGGTGTAATGCTGTGATTGTTATGCCTGTGACTACAACAGAAATAAAG TGGAAATCTGTTGAGAGGCTGGGTGCCACTGTTGTCCTTGTGGGAGACTCTTATGATGAGGCACAAGCATATGCTAAGAATAGGGCTGAAGAGGAGGGATGGACATTTATACCTCCATTTGACCATCCAGATGTCATTATGGGGCAAGGGACCATAGGCATGGAGATTGTGAGCCAAACAAAAGGCCGTCCATTGCACGCAATCTTTGTCCCAGTAGGTGGTGGTGGACTCATAGCCGGTATTGCTGCTTATGTGAAAAGAGTCAAACAAGAG GTCAAAATTATAGGGGTGGAACCATCTGATGCCAATGCAATGGCTCTGTCATTACACCATGGACAAAGAATTATGCTGGATAAAGTTGGAGGATTTGCAGATGGTGTAGCTGTTAAAGTGGTCGGGGAGGAAACTTTTCGCATATGTAAGGAATTGATAGATGGTGTAGTGCTTGTTAATCAGGATGCCATTTGTGCTTCCATAAAAG TGTCTTCGTCAACCTCAAGACGCCAAATACTGTGGATATTATGTATGCCGTTATATGCTTGA
- the LOC130810310 gene encoding threonine dehydratase 1 biosynthetic, chloroplastic-like isoform X2 yields MMVKLPKEQLQRGVICSSAANHAQGVALSAKKLGCNAVIVMPVTTTEIKWKSVERLGATVVLVGDSYDEAQAYAKNRAEEEGWTFIPPFDHPDVIMGQGTIGMEIVSQTKGRPLHAIFVPVGGGGLIAGIAAYVKRVKQEVKIIGVEPSDANAMALSLHHGQRIMLDKVGGFADGVAVKVVGEETFRICKELIDGVVLVNQDAICASIKVGIGC; encoded by the exons ATGATGGTAAAGCTTCCAAAGGAGCAATTGCAAAGAGGGGTTATATGTTCATCAGCAGCAAATCATGCGCAGGGGGTGGCTTTGTCTGCTAAGAAACTGGGGTGTAATGCTGTGATTGTTATGCCTGTGACTACAACAGAAATAAAG TGGAAATCTGTTGAGAGGCTGGGTGCCACTGTTGTCCTTGTGGGAGACTCTTATGATGAGGCACAAGCATATGCTAAGAATAGGGCTGAAGAGGAGGGATGGACATTTATACCTCCATTTGACCATCCAGATGTCATTATGGGGCAAGGGACCATAGGCATGGAGATTGTGAGCCAAACAAAAGGCCGTCCATTGCACGCAATCTTTGTCCCAGTAGGTGGTGGTGGACTCATAGCCGGTATTGCTGCTTATGTGAAAAGAGTCAAACAAGAG GTCAAAATTATAGGGGTGGAACCATCTGATGCCAATGCAATGGCTCTGTCATTACACCATGGACAAAGAATTATGCTGGATAAAGTTGGAGGATTTGCAGATGGTGTAGCTGTTAAAGTGGTCGGGGAGGAAACTTTTCGCATATGTAAGGAATTGATAGATGGTGTAGTGCTTGTTAATCAGGATGCCATTTGTGCTTCCATAAAAG TCGGCATTGGATGTTAG
- the LOC130810310 gene encoding threonine dehydratase 1 biosynthetic, chloroplastic-like isoform X3 — MMVKLPKEQLQRGVICSSAANHAQGVALSAKKLGCNAVIVMPVTTTEIKWKSVERLGATVVLVGDSYDEAQAYAKNRAEEEGWTFIPPFDHPDVIMGQGTIGMEIVSQTKGRPLHAIFVPVGGGGLIAGIAAYVKRVKQEVKIIGVEPSDANAMALSLHHGQRIMLDKVGGFADGVAVKVVGEETFRICKELIDGVVLVNQDAICASIKGGL; from the exons ATGATGGTAAAGCTTCCAAAGGAGCAATTGCAAAGAGGGGTTATATGTTCATCAGCAGCAAATCATGCGCAGGGGGTGGCTTTGTCTGCTAAGAAACTGGGGTGTAATGCTGTGATTGTTATGCCTGTGACTACAACAGAAATAAAG TGGAAATCTGTTGAGAGGCTGGGTGCCACTGTTGTCCTTGTGGGAGACTCTTATGATGAGGCACAAGCATATGCTAAGAATAGGGCTGAAGAGGAGGGATGGACATTTATACCTCCATTTGACCATCCAGATGTCATTATGGGGCAAGGGACCATAGGCATGGAGATTGTGAGCCAAACAAAAGGCCGTCCATTGCACGCAATCTTTGTCCCAGTAGGTGGTGGTGGACTCATAGCCGGTATTGCTGCTTATGTGAAAAGAGTCAAACAAGAG GTCAAAATTATAGGGGTGGAACCATCTGATGCCAATGCAATGGCTCTGTCATTACACCATGGACAAAGAATTATGCTGGATAAAGTTGGAGGATTTGCAGATGGTGTAGCTGTTAAAGTGGTCGGGGAGGAAACTTTTCGCATATGTAAGGAATTGATAGATGGTGTAGTGCTTGTTAATCAGGATGCCATTTGTGCTTCCATAAAAG GGGGCTTGTGA